A stretch of Prionailurus bengalensis isolate Pbe53 chromosome E4, Fcat_Pben_1.1_paternal_pri, whole genome shotgun sequence DNA encodes these proteins:
- the LOC122476255 gene encoding olfactory receptor 6K3-like, producing MESENLSAVTEFIFTGFPQLQDGGLLYFFPLLFVYTFIVVGNLMVFFAVRLDTRLHNPMYNFISIFSFLEIWYTTATIPKMLSNLISSQKTISLTGCLLQMYFFHSLGNTEGALLTIMAIDRYLAICNPLHYLTIMTPRLCAQLSAGSCVFGFLILLPEVVWISTLPFCGPNQIHQIFCDFGPLLNLACTDASVTLVQDVIHASAILMTSLIISLSYIRIVVVILGIPSAEGRKKAFSTCVAHIAVFLMFFGSVALMYLRFSATYTPFWDTAIAVTFSVLSPLFNPMIYSLRNNDMKDAIKKLLCPQKVFRVRGR from the coding sequence ATGGAGAGTGAAAATCTATCAGCCGTGACTGAATTCATCTTCACTGGCTTCCCGCAGCTCCAAGATGGCGGCCTCCTGTacttcttccccctccttttcGTCTACACCTTTATTGTCGTCGGGAACCTGATGGTCTTCTTTGCTGTCCGGCTGGACACCCGTCTCCACAACCCCATGTACAATTTCATCAGTATCTTCTCATTTCTGGAGATCTGGTACACCACGGCCACCATCCCCAAGATGCTCTCCAATCTGATCAGCAGCCAAAAGACCATCTCCTTGACTGGCTGCCTCTTGCAAATGTACTTCTTCCATTCACTCGGAAACACTGAAGGAGCCTTGCTGACCATCATGGCCATCGACAGGTACCTTGCCATCTGCAACCCTCTTCACTACCTGACCATCATGACCCCCCGACTATGCGCTCAGCTTTCTGCAGGCTCTTGtgtctttggtttcctcatccttCTACCTGAGGTTGTATGGATTTCTACCCTACCTTTCTGTGGCCCCAACCAAATCCATCAGATCTTCTGTGATTTCGGTCCATTATTAAATTTAGCCTGTACGGATGCCTCTGTGACCCTAGTGCAAGACGTGATTCATGCTTCGGCCATTCTGATGACGAGTCTGATTATTTCCCTTTCGTACATCAGAATTGTGGTTGTTATCCTGGGCATCCCTTCAGCGGAGGGTCGTAAAAAGGCCTTCTCCACCTGCGTCGCCCACATTGCCGTCTTCCTGATGTTTTTTGGCAGTGTGGCCCTCATGTATCTCAGATTCTCTGCCACGTATACGCCGTTCTGGGACACAGCCATTGCTGTAAcattctctgtcctttctccccttttcAATCCCATGATATACAGCCTGAGAAATAATGATATGAAAGATGCTATTAAGAAGCTCCTTTGCCCTCAAAAGGTGTTTCGTGTACGTGGTAGGTAA